Proteins from a genomic interval of Rhipicephalus microplus isolate Deutch F79 chromosome 6, USDA_Rmic, whole genome shotgun sequence:
- the LOC119167462 gene encoding iris, giving the protein MDIISRFLRYLFWRAPAPPNRLREILLNFSVELHKQQLAEQDALYRDNVLSAPFAIALALAATHAGSGKATAAQIAKALHLPEELIEEVRQEFTDMTLRLADCGPDFRIHLANAIFADRSYDVPNDYCDLMETAYDGAVKQVDFRSDPKGACGDINSWVEEKTKCKVTDILQSGKVDSRTSLLLVNAMYFTGFWDSHFNPQYTALRPFHETKEKTTMVEMMYQRKNYKTSCCDKLEVDALEMPFVGKKLSLVLLRPQKIDGLDRLEKKLTPALLENLLKSLGEDHDVEIYLPKFKLEHSTSLRGTLEALGIQDLFTDRADLGGISKTPGLRVTGVEHKAVVEVDEDGVEGLFLTPLIMMCYAGVSFNYNVNRPFMFLIRSCDPDVILYIGSVRRF; this is encoded by the exons ATTCCTGCGGTACCTCTTCTGGAGGGCTCCCGCGCCGCCCAACAGGCTGCGTGAGATCCTCCTCAACTTCTCGGTGGAGCTGCACAAGCAGCAGCTGGCCGAGCAGGACGCCCTCTACCGGGACAACGTGCTCAGCGCGCCGTTCGCCATCGCGCTGGCGCTTGCAGCCACGCACGCCGGAAGCGGGAAGGCCACTGCGGCGCAAATAGCCAAGGCCCTCCACCTGCCCGAAGAGCTCATCGAAGAG GTGCGCCAAGAGTTCACGGACATGACGCTGCGGCTGGCCGACTGCGGGCCGGACTTTCGCATCCACCTGGCCAACGCCATCTTCGCCGACCGCAGCTACGACGTGCCGAACGATTACTGCGACCTCATGGAGACCGCTTACGACGGCGCCGTCAAGCAAGTCGACTTCCGGAGTGACCCCAAGGGCGCCTGCGGAGACATCAACTCCTGGGTCGAGGAGAAGACCAAGTGCAAGGTCACCGACATCCTCCAGTCCGGGAAGGTCGACTCTCGCACCTCGCTGCTTCTCGTCAATGCCATGTACTTCACGGGCTTCTGGGACTCGCACTTCAACCCGCAGTACACGGCGCTGCGCCCGTTCCACGAGACGAAGGAGAAGACCACCATGGTCGAGATGATGTACCAGCGAAAGAACTACAAGACTAGCTGTTGCGACAAGCTCGAGGTTGACGCCCTCGAGATGCCGTTCGTGGGCAAGAAGCTCTCCTTGGTCCTTCTGCGGCCGCAAAAGATCGACGGTCTCGACCGCCTCGAGAAGAAGCTGACCCCGGCGCTGCTGGAAAACCTGCTCAAGTCGCTGGGCGAGGACCACGACGTCGAGATCTACCTGCCCAAGTTCAAGCTCGAGCACAGCACCAGCCTCCGAGGAACCCTGGAGGCGCTGGGCATTCAGGACCTCTTCACAGACCGCGCAGACCTCGGAGGGATAAGCAAGACCCCCGGACTCAGGGTTACCGGCGTCGAGCACAAGGCGGTCGTCGAAGTGGACGAAGATGGCGTCGAGGGCCTGTTCCTGACGCCACTCATCATGATGTGCTACGCGGGCGTCAGCTTCAACTACAACGTGAATCGGCCGTTCATGTtcctcatccgcagctgtgatcCGGACGTGATTCTGTACATCGGATCTGTGCGACGTTTCTAG